TCCTATTTTTCCCTATATTAGTGTGGAAATTTTTGTAGAGTAAAACTTGTACCTTACATAGAATatagttttcatatatatatatatatatatatattatatatatatatatatattaaatcagtacttacaaaataaaataacacatcacccaaaaaaattacaaaaaacataaattacatATCTTGTATTTTAATTACTTAGCTAAATACTCATACGAAGGTCGTAAAATATGATCTAGGATCCATAAAATtctcatctaaattttattaaagggTTATATttggtatttattttaaatttttataagtgaattgtaagtaaaaataatttgatcagagtataaatTTCTAAATCACCTTATGGATTGCGTTGACGAGCGTGCTGTATGTTTACTGAATGGCAGCGAGCAAGGAAAGATAACTCTGTATATAACACACAACAGGCACATTGTGGTTCGATTTCGAACGTGGTGTAAACCACCTGAAGTCTGGGTTAAATAAACGTAGGTGCAGCTTTTGTGCAGGGACAGACCAGGTATGAGTTGGATGTGTTATTAGGGATGAGAAGGTAACTTTCTTTTAGCCAAAAGTATTGTCGTGCGAGCGAGATTTCAGCCGAGAGAAGCAGAAGTTATGAGCCTCAAAAGCTTAACTTGGACGAAAGAATGGAGGAGTGGAAAGTGTCTGTTTGAATGTGATGCCAGCTCCTAGCTAGTCCATGCAGTAATGGCGGTCGGGAAAACACCTACTTCATGCAAGATCGAAAAATTGTAGGGATATGCTTTAAACACTTTGATGAAGGGTTATTTACTTTTATCTTTAGGTCTACGAATACGTAACTTATGAATTAGCATGAGTTGCATATCTATGTCAGGCTCTATACTGCTCCAGATTCATCATTTTTATGATTGATTCTGAGAAGTATTAATGCAAGTGCGtttataaaaaacaaacaaacttcTCCAAAACAATATTTCACAAATCTATATGGTATTTCGTCTATGACCAATATATATGTAACCATACCCACCAACCCCAACCTAATTTGGTACGTAAAAGCAATGTGAGATTGGGTGatgtttgaatttaattttcaaacatgcatttaatcaagtaactatatttgtcaaaaTCCAAACTGTATGCAtgtaaaacaaattacaaataattagaataatatgattgttagatgaaaaaataaaatttaaattttaaaataatagaagaaaCCTATTATGTCACAATAAATAAAAGGGGCGGAACAACAAACCACAATTCTCCACAAGACAAACAAAATTTGAATACTCCTTAATCTTTAATTATCTAAGGGCCTTCTCCTTTTTGATATCTTTGTGCATCCTCGGGAACTTGAGATACCTTTCAAAGCGCTTGTCCGCAGCTTGCTCCTAagtattataaaatatcaaaattgagtttattatatgTATTGTAAATAATCATATCAAAAAAGAGTGGGAAATGTCAAATAAAAAAGATAGAACAAGATGTATAAAAGCGCTAAGTCCAACAAGTCTAACCTGGCTAGGAGAGTTCTTGCAGTTATCACAAAAAATAATGCATGAACTCTTTGCATCAGTGTTGGTACAAGATGGATGGAACCTACAAGGAACATTAAAAGCACAATCAACGCAACACGAAAACTTCTATGAAAATTGAAATCACAAGGAATGCACGTTTAAGGAGATAATTCTTAGTGagttaatcaacttttagtatAAAAAGCCTTACCACACTTCTTATGAAAATATAGAATCTATTCAACATTCAACAACAGTAAATAAAAGAGTTGCATGTATGCACCTCaagatttctttttctgaaatgctggaaatgaaaataaagcacATACATTGATACATAAAAGagcaattttttattatatggatACCGTACCTTGATTTGCATATCTGACAATAGACATACAGATCCGGATTGTAAGGATTCCCGCAAATGCACAGCCTGCAATTAAGATTTAAGAATAGTCAAATTAGACACTTTAAAAGGAGTAATTTTGTAACTAAACACAAACAACAAGTAACTATAGGAGTCACATATCACTtaccaatcagcatctttgacatcaatcaattttttcttataaatatcatACTCAAATCGACTGTAGTAATCGGAATCAGAACGCCGACCTTCAAGCTCCATATATTCATGGAAAGTGTGCACGGTACACTTTCCTAGGATACAATCTAGACTTTGAGGATCAAAATGGTTAGATAGAAACAATTCTTTTTTCCCGTGACAGTCTTTCTTCCAAA
This genomic window from Daucus carota subsp. sativus chromosome 7, DH1 v3.0, whole genome shotgun sequence contains:
- the LOC135147979 gene encoding chromatin remodeling protein SHL-like, encoding MAPNPDDPPYVAQIVESKAKKVTVRWYYRPQDTDLWKKDCHGDLWKKDCHGKKELFLSNHFDPQSLDCILGKCTVHTFHEYMELEGRRSDSDYYSRFEYDIYKKKLIDVKDADWLCICGNPYNPDLYVYCQICKSRFHPSCTNTDAKSSCIIFCDNCKNSPSQEQAADKRFERYLKFPRMHKDIKKEKALR